One Actinoplanes missouriensis 431 DNA segment encodes these proteins:
- a CDS encoding helix-turn-helix domain-containing protein, whose translation MHEYLDLLAREAALIEFERPVVAARAAGAPAERIEDLEQAKLRALRVRALLERRRRREEELSALYDTAGDLAGLRDVDAVLRAIVHRVRTLLGVDVSYLTLNDDQHGDTYMRITDGSVAASFQQLRLPSGAGLGGLVALTGTPYATANYPTDPRFEHTAEIDEGVAEEGLIAILGVPLRLGSAVIGVLFAANRAERPFAREEVALLSSLAAHAAVALDTARLLSETQTALAELSAANAVIQAHSESVERAADAHDRMTAVVLRGGGVDDVAADLVGVLPGALVVIDAQGRTVATAQTPGSSAEPPDPAVVELSEALAASRSEGRSVRRDALVIAAVVAGADNLGALLFRPDRPLTGADQRILERAAQVTALLLLFRRTVADAEAQVRGDLLDDLISRPVAEPEAARSRAARLGLDVDAPFVLVVAGDGLRQRALSWARTFAAGRHGLAVMREGRLALLLPGDDPAVAARLVARELTRTLGEAVTAGGAGPARGASAVASAYREAGQCLDALFALGRAGSGAGAADLGYVGLLLGEGRDVAGFVKRVAGPVIEYDERRGTALVRTLEAYFDAGGGLAKAAEGLHVHVNTVTQRLERVGQLLGEDWHQPRRVLDLQLALRLHRLHSGRP comes from the coding sequence ATGCACGAATACCTTGACCTGCTGGCCCGGGAAGCCGCCCTGATCGAGTTCGAGCGCCCGGTGGTGGCAGCCCGGGCCGCGGGCGCGCCGGCGGAGAGGATCGAGGACCTTGAGCAGGCGAAACTGCGGGCGTTGCGCGTCCGCGCGCTGCTGGAACGCCGGCGGCGGCGCGAGGAGGAACTGTCCGCGCTCTACGACACCGCCGGCGACCTGGCCGGGCTGCGCGACGTGGACGCGGTGCTGCGGGCCATCGTGCACCGGGTTCGCACGCTGCTCGGCGTCGACGTGTCCTATCTGACGCTCAACGACGACCAGCACGGCGACACCTACATGCGGATCACCGACGGGTCGGTGGCGGCCAGCTTCCAGCAGCTCAGGTTGCCGTCCGGGGCCGGGCTGGGCGGGTTGGTGGCGCTCACCGGGACCCCGTACGCGACCGCGAACTACCCGACCGATCCCCGGTTCGAGCACACCGCCGAGATCGACGAAGGGGTCGCCGAGGAGGGGCTGATCGCGATTCTCGGCGTACCCCTGCGTCTGGGGTCCGCGGTGATCGGCGTGCTGTTCGCGGCGAACCGGGCCGAGCGGCCGTTCGCCCGTGAGGAGGTGGCGCTGCTGTCGTCGCTGGCCGCGCACGCCGCCGTCGCGCTCGACACGGCCCGGCTGCTCAGCGAGACGCAGACCGCGCTCGCTGAGCTCTCCGCCGCGAACGCGGTGATCCAGGCGCACAGCGAATCGGTGGAACGCGCGGCCGACGCCCACGACCGGATGACGGCTGTCGTGCTGCGCGGCGGGGGAGTGGACGACGTCGCCGCCGACCTGGTCGGCGTCCTTCCCGGCGCACTCGTGGTGATCGACGCGCAGGGCCGCACGGTCGCCACCGCGCAGACGCCGGGCTCCTCCGCGGAGCCGCCGGACCCGGCGGTGGTCGAGCTCAGCGAGGCGCTGGCCGCTTCCCGATCCGAGGGACGGAGTGTACGGCGGGACGCTCTCGTGATCGCCGCGGTTGTCGCCGGGGCGGACAATCTCGGGGCGCTGCTGTTCCGCCCGGACCGTCCGCTGACCGGCGCCGACCAGCGGATCCTGGAGCGTGCCGCGCAGGTCACCGCGCTGCTGCTGCTGTTCCGGCGCACGGTCGCCGACGCCGAGGCGCAGGTCCGCGGCGACCTGCTCGACGACCTGATCAGCCGCCCGGTGGCCGAACCCGAGGCGGCCCGCTCCCGGGCGGCCCGGCTCGGCCTCGACGTGGACGCGCCGTTCGTGCTGGTCGTCGCGGGGGACGGGTTGCGTCAGCGGGCGCTGTCGTGGGCCCGGACGTTCGCGGCGGGCCGGCACGGGCTGGCGGTCATGCGGGAGGGCCGGCTGGCGCTGCTGCTTCCCGGCGACGACCCGGCCGTCGCCGCCCGGCTGGTGGCGCGCGAGTTGACCCGGACCCTCGGGGAGGCCGTCACCGCCGGCGGCGCCGGACCGGCGCGCGGAGCCTCCGCCGTCGCGTCCGCCTACCGTGAGGCCGGGCAGTGCCTGGACGCCCTCTTCGCCCTCGGCCGGGCCGGCAGCGGCGCCGGGGCGGCCGATCTGGGATATGTCGGCCTGCTGCTCGGTGAGGGCCGCGATGTCGCGGGGTTCGTGAAACGGGTCGCCGGGCCGGTCATCGAGTACGACGAGCGGCGCGGGACGGCGCTGGTGCGGACCCTGGAGGCGTACTTCGATGCTGGTGGAGGGCTTGCGAAGGCGGCGGAGGGGCTGCACGTGCACGTCAACACGGTGACGCAGCGGCTGGAGCGGGTCGGGCAGCTGCTGGGGGAGGACTGGCATCAGCCGAGGCGGGTGCTCGACCTGCAGCTGGCGCTGCGGCTGCACCGGCTGCACAGCGGGCGGCCATGA
- a CDS encoding Na+/H+ antiporter → MDVESVLVFVLAAVGVIAVVRWVAGRTGLPAAALLPIVGIGYTLLPGPDIVLEPDIILTLVLPPLLYSAALDSSMLAIRRNVRTVVSLSVVLVLLTALLIGLGFAWWVPGATLAAGVAVGAAVAPPDPVAALAVGRRVGLPPRIITVIQGEGLLNDATALTILSVAVAAASGDTFSATSALGQFVIDATGGAAVGALVALVVRLLSRPLSADPMLANAVSLATPFVAYLLGERAHVSGVLAVVVAGLIVGHHTPRSTSGAGRLQTSAVWRLVDFLLEGLVFLLIGQQLPEVIGGLGGYDTGTVVVAVGVTVGTVLLLRPLWLLLTLVLPGALQTRRRGGGMDGERPARWTAREVVVLSWAGTRGVISLAAIFTLPLVTETGARFPARDLLLFCTFVVVLVTLVGQGLTFAPIVRMLGLRADDNDQARLRNEARSASVEAALVALDDLEEQEHDDIGAPVIETMRQQLRARLNRYQQRLVLLRENDDSADPPISPLYEAALHVRRVALDAQRDELLRWRDAGRLPDEGLRVLERELDHEERLLPGRPTRR, encoded by the coding sequence GTGGACGTCGAGTCGGTTCTGGTGTTTGTCCTCGCCGCTGTCGGTGTGATCGCGGTGGTGCGGTGGGTCGCGGGCCGGACCGGGCTGCCCGCCGCCGCGCTGTTGCCGATCGTCGGCATCGGGTACACCCTGCTGCCCGGCCCCGACATCGTCCTCGAGCCGGACATCATCCTGACCCTGGTCCTGCCGCCGCTGCTGTACAGCGCCGCCCTGGACTCGTCGATGCTCGCGATCCGCCGCAACGTGCGTACGGTGGTGAGCCTGTCCGTCGTTCTGGTCCTGCTCACCGCGCTGCTGATCGGTCTGGGATTCGCCTGGTGGGTCCCCGGGGCGACCTTGGCCGCCGGCGTCGCGGTCGGCGCGGCCGTCGCACCACCTGACCCCGTGGCCGCGCTGGCCGTCGGGCGCCGGGTGGGGCTCCCGCCGCGAATCATCACCGTGATCCAGGGTGAGGGGCTGCTCAACGACGCCACCGCTCTCACCATCCTGAGCGTCGCGGTGGCCGCGGCCAGCGGCGACACGTTCTCCGCAACCAGCGCGCTGGGGCAGTTCGTGATCGACGCCACCGGAGGAGCCGCCGTCGGTGCGCTTGTCGCTCTCGTGGTGCGTCTGCTGTCCCGGCCGCTCAGCGCGGATCCGATGCTGGCGAACGCCGTCTCGCTCGCCACACCGTTCGTCGCCTATCTCCTCGGCGAGCGGGCACACGTCTCCGGCGTGCTGGCGGTGGTGGTCGCCGGCCTGATCGTCGGGCATCACACGCCACGGTCGACCTCGGGCGCGGGACGGCTGCAGACCAGCGCGGTCTGGCGGCTGGTCGACTTCCTTCTTGAAGGGCTGGTCTTCCTGCTGATCGGTCAGCAGCTACCGGAGGTCATCGGTGGGCTCGGTGGATACGACACCGGCACCGTCGTCGTCGCGGTCGGCGTCACCGTGGGTACGGTGCTGCTGCTGCGGCCGCTGTGGCTGCTGCTGACCCTGGTCCTGCCCGGCGCGCTGCAGACCCGGCGGCGCGGAGGCGGCATGGACGGGGAACGGCCCGCACGATGGACAGCGCGGGAAGTCGTCGTTCTCAGCTGGGCCGGCACCCGAGGAGTGATCAGCCTCGCGGCGATCTTCACTCTGCCGCTGGTCACCGAGACCGGCGCCCGGTTCCCGGCCCGGGATCTGCTGCTGTTCTGCACCTTCGTCGTCGTCCTCGTCACCCTCGTCGGTCAAGGCCTCACGTTCGCCCCGATCGTCCGGATGCTCGGGCTGCGAGCGGACGACAACGATCAGGCGCGGCTCCGCAACGAGGCCCGGTCGGCATCCGTCGAGGCAGCCCTCGTCGCACTCGACGACCTGGAGGAACAGGAGCACGACGACATCGGCGCTCCGGTGATCGAAACGATGCGCCAGCAGCTGCGTGCCAGGCTGAACCGTTACCAGCAGCGGCTCGTGCTCCTGCGGGAGAACGACGACTCGGCCGATCCGCCGATCTCACCGCTGTACGAGGCGGCGCTCCACGTACGCCGGGTCGCGCTCGATGCCCAACGCGACGAGCTTCTGCGCTGGCGCGACGCCGGACGGTTACCCGACGAAGGGCTCCGCGTCCTGGAGCGCGAACTCGATCACGAGGAACGACTGCTGCCCGGCCGGCCGACCCGCCGGTGA
- a CDS encoding cold-shock protein: protein MATGTVKWFNGDKGFGFITQDGGGADVFAHFSAISASGFRSLEENQRVEFDVAQGQKGLQAENIRAL, encoded by the coding sequence ATGGCTACAGGTACCGTGAAGTGGTTCAACGGCGACAAGGGCTTCGGCTTCATCACCCAGGACGGCGGCGGCGCCGACGTCTTCGCCCATTTCTCGGCGATCTCGGCGAGCGGCTTCCGCAGCCTCGAGGAGAACCAGCGGGTGGAATTCGACGTCGCGCAGGGCCAGAAGGGCCTGCAGGCCGAAAACATTCGCGCGCTCTGA
- a CDS encoding response regulator, giving the protein MTVTVFVVDDQDLVREGITALLGLQPGIEVAGSARDGAEAVAVVPGCRPDVVLMDVRMPEMDGVAATAALRRLLPTCKIVMLTTFDDDEYVTRALKAGAIGYLLKNLPVAELAQAVRLAHAGVAQFDSAVVGRLAAALPAADVLTPRETEVLRLISVGASNKEIASRLYLSEGTVKNHISRILSRLGLRDRTQAALYAKDNDLL; this is encoded by the coding sequence GTGACCGTGACAGTCTTCGTCGTCGACGACCAGGACCTCGTCCGCGAGGGCATCACGGCCCTGCTCGGCCTGCAGCCCGGCATCGAGGTGGCCGGCAGCGCCCGGGACGGGGCGGAGGCCGTCGCGGTCGTGCCCGGCTGCCGGCCCGACGTGGTCCTGATGGACGTGCGGATGCCCGAGATGGACGGCGTCGCGGCGACCGCCGCGCTGCGCCGGCTGCTGCCCACCTGCAAGATCGTCATGCTGACGACCTTCGACGACGACGAGTACGTCACCCGCGCGCTGAAGGCGGGCGCGATCGGTTACCTGCTCAAGAACCTGCCCGTGGCCGAACTCGCCCAGGCGGTCCGTCTGGCGCACGCCGGCGTCGCCCAGTTCGACTCCGCGGTCGTGGGTCGCCTCGCTGCGGCCCTGCCCGCGGCCGATGTCCTCACGCCGCGCGAGACCGAGGTGCTGCGGCTCATCTCGGTGGGCGCGAGCAACAAGGAGATCGCCTCCCGGCTGTACCTGAGCGAGGGCACCGTCAAGAACCACATCTCGCGCATCCTGAGCCGGCTCGGCCTCCGCGATCGTACGCAGGCTGCCCTCTACGCCAAGGACAACGATCTGCTCTGA
- a CDS encoding sensor histidine kinase, with amino-acid sequence MTQPVTWIPPVLYGSVLAGGVYYSAVGPGFTWRTAGFAGLLVALTVLDTRRRPIPPVPLLVLRILLLVAVTALDPSGLSRVLFVLVPFLAYFAFGRTAALVLGAGCVAAVAGAFTLWVPGWQVRAEYISDLLMFALGTVLAIAMAAVATGEQRARLQLAGTLEQVADLSAAHERNRLAREIHDSLGHHLTAIGVQLEKAEAFASLDRATSAQAVANARWSADRALVEVRTSVRALASETGPVELSQSLADLVHRLDGAAGRVTLTVTGRERRPLLVLYRAAQEGLTNACRHSGAAHIGLSVAYDDRGASLTVSDDGRGFDPDGEGFGLSGLRERVRLAGGAVAVDSSPAGTRLTVEVPW; translated from the coding sequence GTGACACAGCCGGTTACCTGGATCCCGCCCGTTCTTTACGGCTCGGTGCTGGCCGGCGGGGTCTACTACAGCGCGGTCGGCCCGGGCTTCACCTGGCGGACCGCCGGGTTCGCGGGTCTGCTCGTCGCGCTCACCGTCCTGGACACGCGCCGCCGCCCGATCCCGCCGGTCCCGCTGCTGGTGCTCCGGATCCTGCTGCTTGTCGCGGTGACGGCGCTGGACCCGTCCGGCCTGTCCCGCGTGCTGTTCGTGCTGGTGCCGTTCCTGGCCTACTTCGCCTTCGGACGGACCGCCGCGCTGGTGCTGGGCGCCGGCTGCGTCGCGGCGGTGGCGGGCGCCTTCACGCTGTGGGTGCCCGGCTGGCAGGTCCGCGCCGAGTACATCTCGGACCTGCTGATGTTCGCCCTGGGCACGGTCCTCGCGATCGCCATGGCCGCGGTCGCCACCGGCGAGCAACGTGCCCGGCTGCAGCTCGCGGGCACCCTCGAGCAGGTCGCCGACCTGTCGGCGGCGCACGAACGCAACCGGCTCGCCCGCGAGATCCACGACAGCCTCGGGCATCACCTGACGGCCATCGGGGTCCAGCTGGAGAAGGCCGAGGCGTTCGCGTCCCTCGACCGCGCGACGTCCGCGCAGGCGGTGGCGAACGCCCGCTGGTCGGCGGACCGGGCCCTGGTGGAGGTCCGGACCTCGGTCCGGGCGCTCGCTTCGGAGACCGGGCCGGTGGAGCTGTCGCAGTCCCTGGCCGATCTCGTCCATCGCCTCGACGGCGCGGCGGGCCGGGTCACGCTGACCGTCACCGGCCGGGAGCGACGGCCGCTGCTGGTGCTCTACCGTGCCGCCCAGGAGGGTCTGACGAACGCCTGCCGCCACTCCGGCGCCGCCCACATCGGACTCTCCGTCGCCTACGACGACCGGGGAGCATCCCTGACGGTCAGCGACGACGGCCGGGGATTCGACCCGGATGGCGAGGGGTTCGGCCTGTCCGGGCTCCGCGAACGGGTCCGGCTGGCCGGCGGCGCCGTCGCCGTGGACAGTTCGCCGGCAGGCACCCGACTCACCGTGGAGGTCCCCTGGTGA
- a CDS encoding tannase/feruloyl esterase family alpha/beta hydrolase, protein MRRSLALAPLLLAVLSPAPAAAHPAGCADVRVPGAEHAVTSCLADLTTTGTVPSGHTDPADWAGLEAPGTVTPSGVPGTQVDGYFPDDSTTNTNHGWHHDSQFVLRLPARWNGGLVVAGPPSTREQFANDRIISDQVLAKGYAYAATDKGNTGAQIYQDGRRPGDAIMEWHRRVTQLTVAAKKAAARHYGRAPRTTYAAGLSAGGYLVRWQLENRPDLYTGGLDWNALIFTRDTSMLTTLPPALRAYPRHVAGDASAHAEMIAAGYPAGSEALWGHHHKNQWDFLQRVIREELDPGYDGNTEAGTPFCAEGTGAGCDTDYDLAARPASVHRAVARVALTGRIKRPLVSIQGTLDVLTPPATYGDVYHRMVTAAGRGGLHHYSRVAGGTHTDGLVPIAPAVLRPMLPSFVGGFAELEAWTGRSAPRR, encoded by the coding sequence ATGCGCCGAAGTCTCGCCCTCGCCCCACTCCTTCTCGCCGTCCTGTCCCCGGCGCCCGCCGCCGCTCATCCCGCGGGCTGCGCGGACGTCCGGGTGCCGGGGGCCGAACACGCCGTCACCTCGTGCCTGGCGGACCTGACCACCACCGGCACGGTGCCCTCCGGTCACACCGACCCGGCGGACTGGGCCGGCCTCGAGGCGCCCGGCACGGTCACGCCCTCCGGTGTGCCGGGAACCCAGGTGGACGGTTACTTCCCCGACGACTCCACCACCAACACGAATCACGGCTGGCACCATGACAGCCAGTTCGTCCTGCGGCTGCCGGCCCGCTGGAACGGCGGACTCGTGGTCGCGGGACCGCCGTCCACCCGGGAGCAGTTCGCCAACGACCGGATCATCAGCGACCAGGTCCTCGCCAAGGGCTACGCCTACGCCGCCACGGACAAGGGCAACACCGGCGCGCAGATCTACCAGGACGGCCGCCGCCCCGGCGACGCCATCATGGAGTGGCACCGGCGGGTAACCCAGCTCACCGTCGCCGCGAAGAAGGCGGCGGCGCGCCACTACGGCCGGGCCCCGCGCACCACGTACGCGGCCGGGCTCTCCGCCGGCGGCTACCTGGTGCGCTGGCAGCTGGAGAACCGCCCCGACCTCTACACCGGTGGTCTGGACTGGAACGCCCTCATCTTCACCCGCGACACCAGCATGCTGACGACGCTCCCGCCGGCGTTGCGTGCCTACCCGCGTCACGTCGCCGGCGACGCCTCGGCCCACGCCGAGATGATCGCCGCGGGCTATCCCGCGGGTTCCGAGGCGCTCTGGGGTCACCACCACAAGAACCAGTGGGACTTCCTGCAGCGGGTGATCCGCGAGGAGCTCGACCCCGGCTATGACGGCAACACCGAGGCCGGCACCCCGTTCTGCGCCGAAGGCACCGGAGCCGGCTGCGACACCGACTACGACCTGGCCGCCCGGCCCGCGTCGGTCCACCGCGCCGTCGCCCGGGTCGCCCTCACCGGGCGGATCAAGCGTCCGCTCGTCAGCATCCAGGGCACCCTCGACGTCCTGACCCCGCCGGCCACGTACGGCGACGTCTATCACCGGATGGTCACCGCTGCCGGTCGCGGCGGCCTGCACCACTACAGCCGCGTCGCCGGAGGCACGCACACCGACGGCCTGGTCCCGATCGCCCCGGCCGTCCTGCGGCCGATGCTCCCGTCCTTCGTCGGCGGGTTCGCCGAGCTCGAAGCCTGGACCGGCCGGAGCGCACCCCGGCGCTGA
- a CDS encoding MFS transporter — protein MSTTATTETDARRAPIVKVVFASLVGTAVEWYDFFLYGSAAALVFGTLFFPQSDPVTGTLLAFGTYALGFVARPLGGVVFGHFGDRLGRKKMLVVSLMLMGLATVAIGLLPTYASIGIAAPILLLTCRLLQGFAVGGEWGGAVLMAAEHGDDARRGFWSSWPQAGVALGNLLATGVLWVLALVQSQEAFESWGWRIPFLLSAVLVLVGLWVRLTVEESPVFRQAQEQLAAKKENHQPLLEVIRRYPREILLAMGMRLAENIGYYLVTVISITYLTTYAGSASDKSMILTALLIGSAVQFVIIPLIGGLSDRVGRRPLYLTGAAGLAIWMFFFFDLVDTRSEPLIILAILVGLVLHALMYAPQAAFFSELFGTSVRYTGASVGYQLASILAGALAPIIALRLLGDVDTPNTTAVAIYMTVASVLTIVAVLASKETARTSLRHDRTLDDAR, from the coding sequence ATGTCCACCACCGCCACGACCGAAACCGACGCCCGGCGTGCCCCCATCGTCAAGGTCGTCTTCGCCTCCCTGGTCGGCACCGCCGTGGAGTGGTACGACTTCTTCCTCTACGGCTCGGCGGCCGCCCTGGTCTTCGGCACCCTGTTCTTCCCCCAGTCGGATCCGGTCACCGGCACGCTGCTGGCGTTCGGCACCTACGCGCTCGGCTTCGTGGCCCGCCCGCTCGGCGGTGTCGTCTTCGGACACTTCGGCGATCGGCTGGGCCGCAAGAAGATGCTCGTCGTCTCGCTGATGCTGATGGGTCTGGCCACCGTGGCGATCGGGTTGCTCCCGACGTACGCCTCGATCGGCATCGCCGCCCCGATCCTGCTGCTCACCTGCCGGCTGTTGCAGGGCTTCGCGGTCGGCGGGGAGTGGGGCGGCGCGGTGCTGATGGCCGCCGAGCACGGCGACGACGCGCGGCGCGGCTTCTGGTCGTCCTGGCCGCAGGCCGGGGTGGCGCTCGGCAACCTGCTCGCCACGGGCGTGCTCTGGGTGCTCGCGCTGGTCCAGTCCCAGGAGGCGTTCGAGTCCTGGGGCTGGCGGATCCCGTTCCTGCTCAGCGCGGTGCTGGTGCTGGTCGGGCTCTGGGTGCGGCTGACCGTGGAGGAGTCGCCGGTCTTCCGGCAGGCCCAGGAGCAGCTGGCCGCCAAGAAGGAGAACCACCAGCCGCTGCTCGAGGTGATCCGCCGCTATCCGCGGGAGATCCTGCTGGCGATGGGCATGCGGCTCGCCGAGAACATCGGGTACTACCTGGTCACGGTCATTTCGATCACCTACCTCACCACGTACGCGGGAAGCGCCTCGGACAAGAGCATGATCCTCACCGCGCTGCTGATCGGTTCGGCTGTCCAGTTCGTGATCATCCCGCTGATCGGCGGGCTGTCCGACCGGGTGGGCCGCCGGCCGCTCTACCTGACCGGCGCGGCGGGGCTGGCGATCTGGATGTTCTTCTTCTTCGATCTGGTGGACACCCGGTCCGAGCCGCTGATCATCCTGGCGATCCTGGTCGGGCTGGTGCTGCACGCGCTGATGTACGCCCCGCAGGCCGCCTTCTTCTCCGAGCTGTTCGGCACGTCGGTGCGGTACACCGGCGCCTCGGTGGGCTACCAGCTCGCCTCGATCCTGGCCGGCGCGCTCGCCCCGATCATCGCGTTGCGTCTGCTCGGCGACGTGGACACGCCGAACACGACGGCGGTGGCGATCTACATGACGGTGGCGTCGGTGCTCACCATCGTCGCGGTGCTGGCGTCCAAGGAGACCGCACGGACGTCACTGCGGCACGACCGGACCCTGGACGACGCTCGCTGA
- a CDS encoding MFS transporter, translating to MELTAFWRWWTAGTTSGLGTAVGGVALPLTALTVLHASAFEMGLISAAGYLAYLVISLPAGVIVQRLPVRGIQVGADLVRAVAVTSIPLAWWLDALTVAQLVGVALVMGFADVLFAVANQTFLPAIVPAEQLQARNSLTSGTHAATELGGPSLGGFAVQILGAVPTLLVDAVSYLISAAFLRTLPARPVDAGSRSPMFSQIREGWHYVARHPVMAPGMWAATAVNFVNGAHHALFAFYLVRDLHAAPVLVGVLLAADGLGSLIGAALTTRFTGRFGTARGLIIAGFTGVAGALLIPAGGYLAFAAGTLIFAGSVVVLSVTTRTYRMIVSPPELLSRVIATVRFVSWGAIPIGGLLAGALAGLIGTRATLFGFGLVTLCAPLFWLFSPVRRERDLPLPGSSASVVQGPVVPQ from the coding sequence ATGGAACTCACTGCGTTCTGGCGCTGGTGGACCGCGGGCACGACGAGCGGGCTCGGAACGGCCGTCGGCGGGGTGGCGCTGCCGCTGACCGCGCTGACCGTCCTGCACGCGTCGGCGTTCGAGATGGGGCTGATCTCGGCGGCGGGGTATCTCGCGTACCTGGTGATCAGCCTCCCCGCCGGGGTGATCGTGCAGCGCCTGCCGGTGCGCGGCATCCAGGTCGGCGCGGACCTGGTCCGCGCCGTGGCGGTGACCTCGATCCCGCTCGCCTGGTGGCTCGACGCGCTCACCGTGGCCCAGCTGGTCGGGGTGGCCCTGGTGATGGGGTTCGCGGACGTGCTGTTCGCGGTCGCGAACCAGACGTTCCTGCCGGCGATCGTCCCGGCCGAGCAGCTACAGGCCCGCAACAGCCTGACCTCGGGCACGCACGCCGCGACGGAACTGGGTGGGCCGTCGCTGGGCGGGTTCGCGGTGCAGATCCTGGGCGCGGTGCCGACGCTGCTGGTCGACGCGGTGAGTTACCTGATCTCGGCAGCGTTCCTGCGCACGCTGCCCGCCCGGCCCGTCGACGCAGGCAGCCGCTCGCCGATGTTCTCCCAGATCCGCGAGGGCTGGCACTACGTGGCCCGGCACCCGGTGATGGCGCCCGGCATGTGGGCGGCCACCGCCGTCAACTTCGTCAACGGCGCGCACCACGCGCTGTTCGCGTTCTACCTGGTCCGTGACCTGCACGCGGCACCCGTGCTGGTCGGCGTGCTGCTCGCCGCCGACGGCCTCGGCTCGCTGATCGGCGCCGCGCTGACCACCCGGTTCACCGGCCGCTTCGGCACCGCCCGCGGGTTGATCATCGCCGGTTTCACGGGGGTGGCCGGCGCCCTGCTGATCCCCGCGGGCGGCTATCTCGCCTTCGCCGCCGGCACCCTGATCTTCGCCGGCTCGGTGGTGGTGCTGAGCGTGACCACCCGGACCTATCGGATGATCGTCAGCCCGCCCGAGCTGCTCTCCCGGGTGATCGCCACGGTCCGGTTCGTCTCGTGGGGAGCGATCCCGATCGGCGGCCTGCTCGCCGGCGCCCTCGCCGGCCTGATCGGCACCCGGGCCACCCTCTTCGGGTTCGGGCTGGTCACGCTCTGCGCCCCGCTGTTCTGGCTGTTCTCCCCGGTACGCCGGGAGCGTGACCTGCCACTGCCCGGCTCGTCAGCGAGCGTCGTCCAGGGTCCGGTCGTGCCGCAGTGA
- a CDS encoding winged helix-turn-helix transcriptional regulator, with protein MKRVDLANADCGIAQAVGVLGDWWTFLLVRDIAGGVTRFDALQRALGMSRRALTERLGELVEAGVLHRRRYTDRPPRHDYLLTPKGEGLLPVLIALQEWGDRHVMGDGTLTATADAGSAESRRVHALVGRALPENTRDFADGWTVLYCFPGAFVPGAQGYPPYWTEIPGAAGCTLESTTYAARADDFAAAGVRVRGVSTQRPDQLAAFAEHAGLPFPLLSDQDQRFAAGLLLPTFRAAGVDRLKRLTLLVDPAATIRAVQFPITDPAGSVDEMLRLVRDRAQ; from the coding sequence GTGAAACGGGTCGACCTCGCGAACGCGGACTGTGGTATCGCGCAGGCGGTGGGCGTACTGGGGGATTGGTGGACCTTCCTCCTGGTACGCGACATCGCCGGTGGCGTGACCCGCTTCGACGCCCTGCAGCGGGCCCTCGGGATGAGCCGTCGCGCGCTCACCGAGCGCCTTGGTGAGCTGGTCGAGGCGGGCGTGCTGCACCGGCGCCGCTACACCGACCGCCCGCCGCGCCACGACTACCTGCTCACCCCGAAAGGCGAGGGGCTGCTGCCGGTGCTGATCGCGCTGCAGGAGTGGGGTGACCGGCACGTGATGGGCGACGGCACGCTCACCGCGACCGCCGACGCCGGGTCCGCCGAGTCCCGCCGGGTGCACGCGCTGGTCGGCCGCGCCCTGCCGGAGAACACGCGCGACTTCGCCGACGGCTGGACGGTGCTCTACTGCTTCCCGGGCGCGTTCGTGCCGGGCGCGCAGGGCTACCCGCCGTACTGGACGGAGATCCCCGGCGCGGCCGGTTGCACGCTGGAGTCGACGACCTACGCGGCCCGCGCGGACGACTTCGCCGCGGCCGGGGTCCGGGTCCGCGGCGTGAGCACCCAGCGGCCGGACCAGCTCGCGGCGTTCGCCGAGCACGCCGGCCTGCCGTTCCCGCTGCTCTCGGACCAGGACCAGAGGTTCGCGGCCGGTCTGCTGCTGCCCACCTTCCGGGCGGCCGGGGTGGACCGGCTCAAGCGGCTCACGCTGCTCGTCGACCCGGCCGCGACGATCCGCGCGGTCCAGTTCCCGATCACCGACCCGGCGGGTTCCGTGGACGAGATGCTGCGCCTTGTGCGAGACCGTGCTCAGTAG